One genomic window of Syngnathoides biaculeatus isolate LvHL_M chromosome 13, ASM1980259v1, whole genome shotgun sequence includes the following:
- the abhd8a gene encoding protein ABHD8 — protein sequence MLTTITEGILCCLTGKAARLVLPLESTEPSDGFEFVEVKPGRVLRVRHIVPERQPVADDEHTAAGEQKAADHDENKNDSSGGGVHCKRKITVYRNGQLVIENLGDVLHSEILQCQDGDLEPCSTVEVELADYKELASSPDPNPVPPPVPPTPGEQKPAPPPRRRRRKPKRTVLIDSKRVISSCKGTHSDVALFFVHGVGGSLDIWSSQLDFFSRLGYEVIAPDLAGHGASTAPQIAAAYTFYALAEDLRAIFKRYARKRNILIGHSYGVSFCTFLAHEYPDLVHKVVMINGGGPTALEPSLCSIFQLPSCVLHCLSPCLAWSFLKAGFAHQGAKEKQLLKQGNAFNVSPFVLRAMMSGQYWPEGDEVYHAELTVPILLVHGMCDKFVPMDEDQRMAEILLFAFLKVIEEGSHMVMMECPDTVNTLLHEFFLWEPDVSAKVTSKTETEKSTAFSDALHTLRINKSVDK from the exons ATGCTGACCACCATAACAGAAGGAATTCTTTGTTGCTTAACCGGGAAAGCCGCCCGTCTAGTTTTGCCCTTGGAGTCGACAGAGCCCTCCGATGGTTTTGAGTTTGTGGAGGTGAAACCCGGACGAGTCTTGAGAGTGCGGCACATCGTCCCCGAGCGCCAGCCTGTCGCAGACGACGAGCACACCGCGGCCGGGGAGCAGAAAGCCGCTGATCACGACGAGAATAAAAATgacagcagcggcggcggtgTCCACTGCAAAAGAAAGATCACGGTGTATCGGAATGGCCAACTGGTGATTGAGAATCTTGGCGACGTTTTGCACTCTGAAATCCTTCAGTGTCAGGATGGCGATTTGGAACCATGCAGTACTGTAGAGGTGGAGCTAGCTGACTATAAAGAATTGGCCTcttctccagacccaaacccggTTCCCCCTCCTGTCCCTCCAACTCCTGGTGAGCAAAAGCCCGCCCCGCCTCCTCGCCGCCGACGCCGGAAGCCCAAGCGCACCGTGCTGATCGACTCCAAGAGGGTGATCTCCAGCTGCAAGGGGACCCACTCGGACGTGGCGCTGTTCTTCGTGCACGGTGTCGGAGGCTCGTTGGACATATGGAGCAGCCAGTTGGACTTCTTCTCTCGACTGGGCTATGAGGTCATCGCACCGGACTTGGCGGGGCATGGAGCCAGCACAGCCCCGCAGATTGCAGCAGCCTACACGTTTTACGCCTTGGCAGAGGACCTGCGTGCCATCTTCAAGAGATATGCTCGTAAACGCAACATTCTCATTGGTCACTCTTACGG AGTGTCGTTTTGCACCTTTCTGGCCCACGAATATCCTGACCTGGTCCACAAGGTGGTCATGATCAATGGAGGAGGTCCTACAGCCTTGGAGCCCAGCCTCTGTTCCATTttccaactgccatcatgtgtCCTCCACTGTCTGTCCCCTTGTCTGGCCTGGAGTTTCCTCAA AGCTGGATTTGCCCATCAGGGTGCCAAAGAAAAGCAGCTGTTGAAGCAGGGCAACGCCTTCAACGTGTCTCCATTTGTACTGCGCGCCATGATGAGCGGCCAATACTGGCCTGAGGGCGATGAGGTTTACCACGCTGAGCTCACCGTGCCCATTCTTCTGGTGCATGGCATGTGCGACAAGTTTGTGCCCATGGACGAGGATCAGCGCATGGCGGAG ATCCTCCTGTTTGCCTTCCTCAAAGTCATCGAGGAAGGAAGTCACATGGTGATGATGGAGTGTCCCGACACTGTCAACACGCTCCTTCACGAGTTCTTTCTATGGGAGCCCGACGTGTCCGCAAAAGTCACCAGCAAGACAGAGACCGAGAAGTCCACCGCATTCAGTGACGCACTTCACACGCTGAGAATCAACAAGTCCGTGGACAAATAA
- the mrpl34 gene encoding 39S ribosomal protein L34, mitochondrial, whose translation MNIILTSFSRLRGIHLLNRVPTANAAVNGTSHLRSFSDWLVSRSPPDRHISSQAEGAGVFRQLPWQYQQVRTRKRGIEYQPKNLKRKRTHGWIKRLSTRGGIEVILRRMLKGRKSLSH comes from the exons ATGAATATTATTCTTACGTCTTTTTCCCGCTTGCGCGGAATACATCTCTTAAACAG AGTCCCAACTGCCAACGCGGCAGTAAATGGGACGTCTCACCTCCGATCCTTTAGCGACTGGCTCGTCTCAAGATCTCCTCCGGATCGTCATATTTCTTCCCAGGCCGAGGGTGCGGGGGTCTTCCGGCAGCTTCCGTGGCAATATCAGCAAGTGCGGACGAGGAAAAGAGGAATTGAGTATCAGCCCAAAAACCTGAAACGTAAGAGGACCCACGGCTGGATCAAGAGGCTCAGCACACGAGGCGGAATTGAAGTGATCTTGCGGCGGATGTTGAAGGGACGCAAATCGCTCTCGCACTGA